The sequence CGCGTCAGGACGTCACTGAGGCGCTGGAAAGCGCAGGTTTTGAGGTCGTGCGCACCACAAAGAGCAGCATCAGCATTGCCGACCCGGACGGAGGGCGAAACATCCGACTTAAGGGAGCCATCTATGAACAGTCTTTTAACGCTGGCGAAGGACTTAGAGCAGAAATCGAAAGCGCAGCAGCAGAGTACCGGCGAAATGCTGAAAGCCGCATTCAGCGAGCACGAGAAGTCTGTCAGAGCGGAACTGAGCGAAAGCGGGAAGAGAATCAGCGCCGCCATCCGCGCCCACGAGCAGGGTATGAGCGCGGCCATGCAGTCGAACCGCCTGAGCGTGATGCGTATGGTCGGGCGGACATGGCTGACCATCACGATGGTGTCAGGACTGCTGTTCGCCAGCCTGAGCGGGGTGTTGTGGTATCAGGGGAGCTT is a genomic window of Flammeovirga agarivorans containing:
- a CDS encoding MbeB family mobilization protein, which encodes MNSLLTLAKDLEQKSKAQQQSTGEMLKAAFSEHEKSVRAELSESGKRISAAIRAHEQGMSAAMQSNRLSVMRMVGRTWLTITMVSGLLFASLSGVLWYQGSLIASNLAEIDRQNAALSKLNAKTWGVTYLEDSNGRFLVLPKGTAVDRTQSWTVGNGRSKQNALRLVKE